DNA sequence from the Micromonas commoda chromosome 7, complete sequence genome:
TGTTGAGGAGGTGCGACTCGGtgtcggcagcctcggcggcggcgatgtccttCTCGTTCTCGCGCATGATGGCGTCCTCGTTggcctcgagggcgtcggcgatcgcgtacagcagcgcggcgcgatcctcGCTGCTGAGGTTCTGGCGGAATCCGGATCGGGGCGAAGAGAAACGGGGTCAGCGGGTGGATGAACGACGGGTAttggacgcgcggcgagaacATCGACAATCGTCACCGGCTGGGGAAAAGGTTtagggcggcgcggtcgatgGGGGCCGGGGGATGGCGGGATGCGAACCTGGAGCTGCCGGCTGGCGTTGCGCGCCGCCACGGCCTGGTCGCGGGTTGACATGCCCATCGTTGGAGGTGCGTGCGCCGCTGAGATTTGAGCCCTGCGGTGTGTCGAGCCCTGCGCCGCTGATGGAAAAAAGCAGCCGTCGGGACGCCCCTGCCACGTGGATTCTGTCTGGATAGAGTAACAACACCAGTCCATCCCGCACCTGCGCGATACTGCCGGCAATGTCCACCTCCCTCACCTCCCTCACCTCTCTCCGCGTCTCCATCGGCAACCGCCCCGAGCGTCgctccgcgcgagccgccgtccgcggttCCGGCTCGGGTCGTGTTCGCCCATCGACGCGTTCTTCGTCGACCCTgcacgtcgtgcgcgcggagTCATCGTCAACCCCGgatgccgtcgacggcggggtctcgcgcgccggccgccgcgaggccaTCTCcggcgctctcgccgccatcacgttcgcgtccaacgcctcgatcgcgtcgctcgcgctcgccgacgacgacgtcgtcgcggccccgcccgcggcccCCGTCTCCGTTCCGCCCAAGATCCTCGTCGTTGGAGCGACGGGACAGACGGGCCAGCTAgtcgtggacgagctccgcaggcgcggcggcgccggcatcaccgccgccgttcgtTCCCCGGAGAAGGCCTCGAAGCTCGGCATCGACaggggcggcgtcgagctcctaCCGGGcttcgacgtcaccgccccgGCGGATGTCCTCGCGGGGCCCATGAAGGGaaccgacgtcgtcgtgatCTGCACCGGGTTCGTGCCGGGCAACCCGTTCAAGATGGCCCaggccgcgcacgccgtggacaacgagggcgtcgtacacctcgtggacgccgcgaaggccgcCGGGGTCAAGCGCGTGGTCCTCATCTCGTCCATCCTCACCGACGGCCGCGCCATGGGAGCCGCGGACTCGCCGGGCTTCAAGATCACCAACGCGTTCGGGGGGGTGCTCGACGAGAAGCTGGTGGGGGAGAAGCACCTGCAGGCGTCCGGCGTCGAGTACGTCATCGTCCGCCCGGCGGGTTTACGCGGCGAGCCCCCGAAGACGCAGCTCGTGGCGACTCCGGGTAACGTGATGGCATCCGGCGAGGTGAGCCGCGAGCTGGTCGCGAGGGTCATGGCGGAGGCTgccttcgcgccgagcgcggcgaacaaGATCGTGgagatcgccgaggaggggACGTTCGCCCCGGGGTACACGCCGGAGGGCGTGGAGGGGTACCTGGTGGGCGACGACAAGTCCAGGTGGTTCCCGTAGACGCAACCGGTTAATCAATTTTCAACAACTCACTTGTTGTCGCGGACAACCTTCGGTACTACTAAAACCCTCAAGTGCCGAGTCTACCTTTTTTTAGTGGATGATGTCCTGCATGCCCATGTACTGGTCGCGGGTCATCTTGTTGCCCTTGGCGTCGCGCATGGGCTTCACCTTGGCAGCCTGGTGATTCGCCAGCTCGCCCGGAACGTGGTTCCCGCTGTTCGTCAGcagctccttgagctcgtaCATCACGTCGGTGTCCTCGGAGGTTAAGAACGAGACGGCCGTGCCctgccgcccggcgcgacccGTGCGACCGATGCGATGCGTGTAGTTCTCGATGACGAGCGGCATCTCGTAGTTGACCACCAGGTCGATGCCCTTGACGTCGATgccgcgaccggcgacgtcggtggcgaCCAGGATGTCGTATTCCCCCTGCTTGAACCCCCTGAGCGACTCCTCGCGCTGATCCTGGCTCTTGCCGCCGTGGATGGCGCCCACGCTGTAGCCCATCTTGAAGCACAGGTTCGAGACGTGGTCCACGACCCTCTTGGTGTTGACGAATATGATCGCCTGGGTGTCGGGGTACTGCGACAGCACCAGCTCCAGCTGCGCCGGTTTTTGGTTTGAAGTGGTCCACTGCACAATCTGCTTGATGAGATCCGAGGTTTTGCCCGCGCTTCCGATGGTCACCACCGCGGGGTTGCGCATGTACTTCCTCGCCAGCTTCTCCACGCTCGGGGGCATCGTCGCAGAGAACATGTACGTCATGCGGTACTTGGTGCCGAGGCTAGCCTCCAGTCCCTGCTCGTCGATCTTTtcggcttcctcctcgggcttGAGCGATTCAGCCGACATGGAGTCCATGACGGATATGACCTGCGGCTCGAAGCCCATGTCGATCATCcggtccgcctcgtccagcacgATGTAGTTGCACTGCTGAAGCACGGTGTACCGCCGCTCTAAGACGTCGATGATGCGCCCGGGAGTCCCGATGACAAtctcgcacccgcgccgaagcTTGAACCCCTGCTCCTCGATGCTCTGCCCGCCCACGACGGACGCCACCCTGTAGTTCATAAACTGCGCAAACTTGaccgtctcctcctcgatctgctgcgcgagctcgcgggtcGGGGCCATGACCAGGGCGTAGGGCCCCAACGCCGCCACCTCGTCCGTCATGGGCGGCAGCTCCTGAATGTACGCGAGCATGGGCACGACAAAGGCGCACGTTTTTCCGGAACCCGTCTCCGCGAtgccgatgacgtcgcgcTTCAACAGGCCGATCGGAATGGACGCCATCTGGATCGGCGAGGGCTTGGCGTATCCCACCTTTTGTATGGCGCGCTTCACCTGCTCCGGCATCGTGCTCTCCTCCCACGAGCGCATGGGCAGAGGAAGCCGCCCGCCCTTGGTCGTGATGTTGAAATCCTCGCGGAAGATTCGCCAGTCGCGCTCGTTCATCTCGTCCAGCGCCTTGTCGCTCCAGTGCTTCGACGCCATGCgacgctccgcgcgctcgtacgcctcgtcctcgtccctgcGCCGGGAGTCCCAACGGCGCACCTCCGCCTTggtcatcgcgtcgcccgcgtctgCTCGAGATCGAGACACGAGGTTCATCTGGTGCGCCGCGTTTTGCGTCTTTTGCTCGCGCCtgtccacgcccgcgcgcagtCCGCGGCCGAagagcagcgcggcgtcgtgcttCTTGTCGTACAGCGGGTTGAGATCCCGGGACGTGTCCTCGGCGCTCTCCCAGTCAAACTTGAACTTGAACCGGTCGGAAGCCTTGACGACTTTTTTCTTAACCTTCTCCGCGCCCATGTACGCCTCTTTCAGCTGCGTGAGCTCAGCCTCCCTGGCCTTCTCGTCCCGCAGCCTGCGccgctcggcctcgcgcttgcgctcctcctcgcggcgtcgctcgcgggcccAGTCGCCGGCGTCTACGCCGTTtatcgcgccgtcgcgcctcgcctgcgccgcggctctctgCTCCGCCAATCGcttcagcgccgcctcctccctctcTTTTTTGCTCATGAACGTGggcttggccttggcctcggcgtcctccttgcgcttcttgaggagctcctcgagcgacAGCGGCTGCGTGGGATGAACGGGGCGGGCTTCGTGAGGGGAGTCGGCGTTTGGGGCGCGAAGTCggaacgacgaggaggaatcTAGGGTTGAATCTAGGGTGCCCAATCCGATCTTCGTTCGTCGGGGGGATTCATCGGGTGGACCGTCGCGTACCTCGGCCCTCTTCGCGGgtgcggacgcgtcgccgtcggaggctTTACCCACACGGTCGTCAATggcgcgtcggtcgcggttcatgtcctcgtccgcgcgcctgTCGCGGTCCctgtcgcgcgcgtctcggtgCGGATCCCTTGAGGAGCCCCTCGGGTGGCGACGATCGttgtcgccgcgcgagtccctcctcccgcggtcatcgcgacGCCTGTCGTCCCtccgggcgtcgcgggacctgtcgcggtcgcggtaATCGTCGCGGGCCATGCCGTCCCAGCGCCACTGCGTTGTAGCAAGACCGTCTGAGTGGAAAAAGGTTTTCTCGCACCCCGGCCATGCGGCTGCCAGCCTGCTCAGCTGCTGGCCAGTCAGGCCAGTCGTCCCCAGTGGCAGTGTGGTCTGGTGAATGCCAGTCGCTGTCAGTTTTTCTGGGAACGCTCGGTTTTCTGGATACCCCAACCCCAGGTCGTCATAACTCGTatcgccgtgcgccatgaACACCATCTGGCACCCACCCTTCTTGAGCGGGGTCCCCATCGTCGTCAAGGaagagcccgacgacgaccaccaccaaccccccgccgtcaacgtcgaacctcccgcggacgaccaCGAGGAAGACGAAAAGTcggaggatctcgcgggGAAGATGTCGACGATTTGGCGACCTAACCTCGACCGGCTGTacgccagcgtcgccgagatggagggaTCGGAGAGCGAAATGGAGGAGAAGGATGCGACCAAGAAGGGCGTgaagcggaagagagcccctcccacgaaggggccatgcgagcacggggtgaagtacCGGTCGAAttgcaaggtgtgcagcggttgtccgcacgggaagTGGCGCAGATtctgcaaggagtgcggtgggtctcaaatctgcgagcacggtcgtgagcgctctaagtgcaaggagtgcggcgggggctcaatctgcgagcacggtcgtcagcgctctcagtgcaaggagtgcggcgggtctcaaatctgccagcacggccgtcggcgcactcagtgcaaggagtgcggcgggtctcaaatctgcgagcacggtcgtcagcgctctaagtgcaaggagtgcaaGAGTAATCGCTCAACTCAACGCCGACAGTaacgacgccaccgacgcaGACGAGAGGAAACCAAAGAGCGAAAGCTCCCGATGCGTGCGAGCGGaccgccaccgtcggcgtcgagtctGACGACACAGAAGGTGAGTTAGTTAGTCTACGATAAACACCCGTCGAGCGACTCGAGCGTCAGTAGAATTCGACGCCGTCTCCCCAAcccccgaacccgccgtcgtccgcccccgccgccgcgaccccgccgccgcgcctctcGATCTCCGCCCGAACAGCCTCCTTACccgccgcctcagcctcgtcgagcggcgtctggtcgtcgtccgccagctcgctccgccgccacaGCGCCGCGTGAACCGAGGCGATGGGAGCCGTCCTcgcgagcgcatcctccgccgcgcgccacgacgcgtcgagctcgagcacctcggcgctcgtcgtcggtcggggccgcgtcgccgcgtcgcgaggaagCCACCGCCACgggtccccgggtgccgacttttcgtccccgtccccgtccccgtcctccccgtcccctccATCAACCTCTTGGTCCCAaagctcctcctcgtcccacAGCTCCTCGGGGGACGGTCCCGGTCCCCAGGGGTGcccccgcgcgatcgacgcgacgtcgtcggcgccgtgtcCCGTCGCCACTTTCGCCATGCCCAGCCCCACGTgtgcggcgagctcggggaggagctcgatcacctcgtggacgtcggcgcgaagtaacgcggcgcgcgtcacgagcgccttggcgatcgccacccgccgcgatcggccGAGAGAGTCTGATTCCCCGACTGGGTATCGACCCTGGGCATCGACCGAGGAGGCGTCGTAGACGTATACATCCACGTCGCGAATGGCagtcgcgacgcgtcgacaaTCCCACGCGAACCGGTCCCtccacgccctcgacggcgtcgttcggAGGTACACccccgcagcctccgccgccgcgagcgtcgccaacgcggcgatcatCCTCGCCCCGGACACGTCGCGCGATTTAACGCGGGcgagtcgcgccgccgccgcgtccaccgatgtcgcccacgcgtcgacgtgcggCGACCACGGCGGCTCGTTCGGCATGCACTCCGGTTTCCTGTGCCACCTCCAGggctgcgacgcggcgccctcgagcgtcatcgtcgccgggcggAGCAACGCGCGaatcgccctcgcctccgcggcgccggcgacgcggtcgagtttcgtcgccagcgccgccgccgtcttcgcggcggcgacgacacgcGACTCCGAGCCTGTGAAGGCTGACCCTGTGTCCGACCCTGTGTCCGACCCGCCGTGCGACCAACCAACGGGCGACCcctccgtcaccgccgcctcgcacccgcgcgccagccgacgcgcccgagacgccgcgctcatcaccgtccacgcgtcgtcgaaacCCATCTGAAAACTCTGGGCCGTTACATCGTCAGTAACGTTCAGGTCCCCTCGCAGCGCATATTCCGCGACCAACGCTACCCGCTCGAGGCACGCCACGCACGTCGCgaccacccccgccgcgcgatcccccgcgcgaccgttacgaccgttacgaacgacgtcgacgacgccttcatcgcgcggcgggctcgcgacgatggcggagacgacggcggccgcctcTCGAAGCGCCCCGGCGCACGCGTTCCAAACCTCGCTCGCCttcatcgccggcgtcgtcgcgggcgtcctcACTCCGTGCGGGAAGTCGAACCGTCGCAGCGGTTTgaggagcgtcgccgcggacgggaACGCGAACCGTCGTAGCGTGCACTCGTACGTCTCCCgtctcgacgcgaacgcggcttcgagcacgaacgcgacgcgggcggttAAAGAATCGCGAATCGCCAACGTCGGGCGccacgcgttggcgtcgagcgaatcgttcaccgcggcgggcagcGTAACAAGCGCgaagccgtcggcgacggcgcgcaccgtcgcccacgcgcgtacgcccgcgacgcacgcgcgatGGGCCGCCttcccgtcctcgtcgtcctcctcctccgtttTGAGACTGTTTTTAACCGACCCGGtagctcctcctcctcctccgtcggcgtcgtcccccgtTGGGTGGCGCGTCATCGCGTCcagcacgtcgtcgagcgcctcgcccacGACGGCAGCGGCCGGTGCGCCGTAGACCCGCGCGATGAACTCGCCCCCCGGGCGCTCGGGCAGCGACGAGAGGCACGAGAgctgcgctcgcgcggcggcggcgacggcggctagTTTGGCGGCTAGCTCGGCGATTCCACTCGATGAActcgccccgccggcgccggccgtCGGTGAGAACGCCGCAgcagcctccgtcgccgccctcgcgcgcaccATCGGGGTCAGCACGCGCTCGATCTCGTCGAACGACGGAGCGTGGGGCTTGGCGTCGGTTCCGCGAACGTCGAGACGTCTCGCGAGCCAGAAGacagcgccgacggcgacggcggtttTGGCGtcatcccccgcgcgcgacgccccatCGATTCCGTCCAGGCATCGCGTCAGTTCGTCGCTGTAGTGcgccagcagcgccgcgcgcgcgttctccGCGCGCGGAAACAGCAGCATGAGCTCCAGAGCCGCGCCCGGTCCTCCCTCAagtccgccctcgccggtcGTCTCGTGaaggcgggcgcgttcgtggGGTGATGACGAGGCGACGTCGACTGCgagcctcgaacgcgcgacggcggtggcgcgcgcgaacgcgagcagGTTggacagcgcggcgccgtggtcgcGCTTCAGCAGttgcgcctccgtcgcgtccacgaacccgcccagcgcgggcgcatcgtgcgccacggcgcgcgcgatcctcccgtcgaaggcgtcgagcgcggcggagacgagggGCTCGTCCAGGgtgccgcgcgcggtgaactcgcgatgcgcgctcgccaacgcgtcgcgaacgacgtcggcgcgggcgcggcaccgcgacgccgcggcgtcggcgagggaggcgcggtcgtcgtccacccgcgGCTCGACTCGCGCCatgacccgcggcgccccgagCTCTGACGTCGTCGACTCCGACGGCACGATAACGGCTTTTTCCCACGTCCGGTCTTTCGCGGGGccgggcgaggcgacgatTTGGCGATAATTGGGCCCCCGCGCGGACAGAAGCGAGCGGGCGGGGGTTCACCGACGCCATCGGGTGAGAGGGGGCCGCTCGAACGAAAGCCGTTCGAATCCTTCCGAGGGCTCACCCCGAccaacgcccgcgcgcggttcgcccGGTTTCACGCCGCGGTTCCACGGGGCGCGCTCTCTTTCCGGAAGAGGGCTCCGTCccgtccgcggtggaggagcgctcgtgcgacgcggggctGGGCGCCATGTCcgccccctcgcccccgccgccgcgcccgcccctgcccccgcccggcgtggATCAGAGCGCgtggcccgcgccgcccaagTGCCCCGGGTCGGCGCTGTGCGACGCCTCCGGCGCGGACATGAGGCGCCAAGCCCCGAAGGTGTTCGACGTGGTGTTCCACACGACGACCggggacgtccgcgtccgagcgtggcgcgacctcgcgccggcgggcgccgacagGCTCTACAACCTCGCGCGGCTGGGATACTAcgactcgtcgccgctctACCGCATCCTGCCCGGCTTCGTCGCCCagttcggcgtcgccgccgatccgTCAGTCTCCGCGGTGTACGATTGGCGAAAAAACTCACCCGGCGCCATCCTCCCGGACGagccgacgcacgcgtccagCTCGGGAAACGCCAAGCACTGGATCTCCTACAGCGCCAGTTACGACTCTATAACCGGTACGGCCACGAACAGGACCGCGGAGCTCTTCATCAACCTCGCGGACAACAGGGATCGGTTAGACGCCAAAGGGTTCGCCGCGTTTGCGAAAGTCATccaaggcgagggcgcggtggacgaatGGTTCGCGGGGTACGGGGAGATGCGAGGCGCGTGCGACCTGCACAGGGACCGGGGTTGGGTGTGCGATGGACCGGAGGAAACACAGCTGtacgcgcggggcgtcgggtACGTAAACTCCGACTTTCCGAGGTTGGATCGTATCGGGAGatgcgacgtggacgtcgaccCGAAGGGCGCGGATGTCGACGACGGCATCGAGCATCTGTCGCACCTCGGCTCGCacagcgcgacgtcgtggctGGCGATCGCGTTGGTGTGCGTGTGCGGAGCCGGCGCGTGGGTGAGATCGCGGAggtgggcgcgcgcgaagagggAGCGGCCGGACTTGGAGGATGACTTCCCAGGGGCGCGGATGGCGAGGcagccgctcgcgagggggccgacgcggacgcgggacGTCGAGATGACGTCGCACACCAGCCCGCACCACAGCAGGCACAGCAGCGTGCAAATCTCTCGGCAGGGCTCGATGCAGTCGCTGGCGTCGCAGGGCGCGCCCATGGGCAGCGAGCTGCGCGTGGAGTCGAGCGGTAGCCTGTAGCGACGACTTTATTACGTGACTAAACCTATTACTgcccctcggcggcttcctcgctCGGCTCCGGCTTGGACAGCTTCGGCCCGCTCATCGTCTTCGGCTCCTCCAACACGCGCCAGATCCCCGCCTTCATCGACCCCGGGAT
Encoded proteins:
- a CDS encoding predicted protein, which translates into the protein MSTIWRPNLDRLYASVAEMEGSESEMEEKDATKKGVKRKRAPPTKGPCEHGVKYRSNCKVCSGCPHGKWRRFCKECGGSQICEHGRERSKCKECGGGSICEHGRQRSQCKECGGSQICQHGRRRTQCKECGGSQICEHGRQRSKCKECKSNRSTQRRQ
- a CDS encoding predicted protein; the protein is MARVEPRVDDDRASLADAAASRCRARADVVRDALASAHREFTARGTLDEPLVSAALDAFDGRIARAVAHDAPALGGFVDATEAQLLKRDHGAALSNLLAFARATAVARSRLAVDVASSSPHERARLHETTGEGGLEGGPGAALELMLLFPRAENARAALLAHYSDELTRCLDGIDGASRAGDDAKTAVAVGAVFWLARRLDVRGTDAKPHAPSFDEIERVLTPMVRARAATEAAAAFSPTAGAGGASSSSGIAELAAKLAAVAAAARAQLSCLSSLPERPGGEFIARVYGAPAAAVVGEALDDVLDAMTRHPTGDDADGGGGGATGSVKNSLKTEEEDDEDGKAAHRACVAGVRAWATVRAVADGFALVTLPAAVNDSLDANAWRPTLAIRDSLTARVAFVLEAAFASRRETYECTLRRFAFPSAATLLKPLRRFDFPHGVRTPATTPAMKASEVWNACAGALREAAAVVSAIVASPPRDEGVVDVVRNGRNGRAGDRAAGVVATCVACLERVALVAEYALRGDLNVTDDVTAQSFQMGFDDAWTVMSAASRARRLARGCEAAVTEGSPVGWSHGGSDTGSDTGSAFTGSESRVVAAAKTAAALATKLDRVAGAAEARAIRALLRPATMTLEGAASQPWRWHRKPECMPNEPPWSPHVDAWATSVDAAAARLARVKSRDVSGARMIAALATLAAAEAAGVYLRTTPSRAWRDRFAWDCRRVATAIRDVDVYVYDASSVDAQGRYPVGESDSLGRSRRVAIAKALVTRAALLRADVHEVIELLPELAAHVGLGMAKVATGHGADDVASIARGHPWGPGPSPEELWDEEELWDQEVDGGDGEDGDGDGDEKSAPGDPWRWLPRDAATRPRPTTSAEVLELDASWRAAEDALARTAPIASVHAALWRRSELADDDQTPLDEAEAAGKEAVRAEIERRGGGVAAAGADDGGFGGWGDGVEFY
- a CDS encoding predicted protein, whose product is MSTSLTSLTSLRVSIGNRPERRSARAAVRGSGSGRVRPSTRSSSTLHVVRAESSSTPDAVDGGVSRAGRREAISGALAAITFASNASIASLALADDDVVAAPPAAPVSVPPKILVVGATGQTGQLVVDELRRRGGAGITAAVRSPEKASKLGIDRGGVELLPGFDVTAPADVLAGPMKGTDVVVICTGFVPGNPFKMAQAAHAVDNEGVVHLVDAAKAAGVKRVVLISSILTDGRAMGAADSPGFKITNAFGGVLDEKLVGEKHLQASGVEYVIVRPAGLRGEPPKTQLVATPGNVMASGEVSRELVARVMAEAAFAPSAANKIVEIAEEGTFAPGYTPEGVEGYLVGDDKSRWFP
- a CDS encoding predicted protein, which produces MNRDRRAIDDRVGKASDGDASAPAKRAEVRDGPPDESPRRTKIGLGTLDSTLDSSSSFRLRAPNADSPHEARPVHPTQPLSLEELLKKRKEDAEAKAKPTFMSKKEREEAALKRLAEQRAAAQARRDGAINGVDAGDWARERRREEERKREAERRRLRDEKAREAELTQLKEAYMGAEKVKKKVVKASDRFKFKFDWESAEDTSRDLNPLYDKKHDAALLFGRGLRAGVDRREQKTQNAAHQMNLVSRSRADAGDAMTKAEVRRWDSRRRDEDEAYERAERRMASKHWSDKALDEMNERDWRIFREDFNITTKGGRLPLPMRSWEESTMPEQVKRAIQKVGYAKPSPIQMASIPIGLLKRDVIGIAETGSGKTCAFVVPMLAYIQELPPMTDEVAALGPYALVMAPTRELAQQIEEETVKFAQFMNYRVASVVGGQSIEEQGFKLRRGCEIVIGTPGRIIDVLERRYTVLQQCNYIVLDEADRMIDMGFEPQVISVMDSMSAESLKPEEEAEKIDEQGLEASLGTKYRMTYMFSATMPPSVEKLARKYMRNPAVVTIGSAGKTSDLIKQIVQWTTSNQKPAQLELVLSQYPDTQAIIFVNTKRVVDHVSNLCFKMGYSVGAIHGGKSQDQREESLRGFKQGEYDILVATDVAGRGIDVKGIDLVVNYEMPLVIENYTHRIGRTGRAGRQGTAVSFLTSEDTDVMYELKELLTNSGNHVPGELANHQAAKVKPMRDAKGNKMTRDQYMGMQDIIH
- a CDS encoding predicted protein, translated to MSAPSPPPPRPPLPPPGVDQSAWPAPPKCPGSALCDASGADMRRQAPKVFDVVFHTTTGDVRVRAWRDLAPAGADRLYNLARLGYYDSSPLYRILPGFVAQFGVAADPSVSAVYDWRKNSPGAILPDEPTHASSSGNAKHWISYSASYDSITGTATNRTAELFINLADNRDRLDAKGFAAFAKVIQGEGAVDEWFAGYGEMRGACDLHRDRGWVCDGPEETQLYARGVGYVNSDFPRLDRIGRCDVDVDPKGADVDDGIEHLSHLGSHSATSWLAIALVCVCGAGAWGAAGLGG